GGAAGCGTAGCAGGCCGCCACCTCCGGCGAGTAGGCCCCACCCGGCCTGTCACGGATGACCAGCGGCGGCAGCACCCGCAGCCCTTCGCCACCCTCCTTCACCGCCTCCACCAGAACCAGCCGGCCCTCACCGCCGGGATGGCTGTGCACCGTGCGGAGCCGCTTCGGGGCCAGGCGCTGGGCGACCAGGCCAGCCAGGAGCCCGGCCAGGCGCTCGGCGGGGTAGATGAGGGCCAGCCGGCCACGGGTGCGCAGGGCATGGCGGCCGGCGGTCAACACCGCGGCCAGGGAGGCTTCGGTCTCGTGGCGGGCGGTCTCCTGGCCGGGGACCGGGTTGCGGCGGCCGCTGCCCAGGCGGCGGTAGGGGGGGTTGGTGACCACCAGGTCGAAGGCGCCGGCGGGGACCAACTGGCGGATGGCGGCGAGGTCGCCGCACCGGACCGCCAGCCGCAAGGCAAAGCCGTTGGCGGCCGCGTTGGCGGCGGCAAGATCAGCCAGCTCCGGCTGCAGCTCCAGGGCCAGGAGCTGTACCTCTGGCCAGCGCCGGGCCAGGATCAGGGAGACGACCCCGCAGCCGGCCCCCAGATCCAGGATCCGGTCCCGCCGGCGGGGCTGGCAGAAGTGGGCCAGCAGCACGGCGTCCACGGAGAAGCGGTAGCCGCGCCGGGGCTGGCGGCAGATCAGCTGGCCGCCGAACAGTCTGTCGGCGCTGATCCCTTCGGCATCCAGGCGATCAGCCGGGCAGGGTGATGGTCTCCCTGGCATCGAGGGTGCTCATGACCAGCCCGGTGAGGATCTTGGGGTAGAAGAAGGTGGACTTGTGGGGCATGGTGAGGCCGGCGTCGGCCACCCGTCGCACCTGGGCCACGGGGGTGGGGTTCATGAGAAAGAGCAGCTCCGAGCTGCCGTTCCCCTGCCCGTCCTTGACCGCCACGTCCAGGGCCTCGTCCGGGTCGCTGAAGTAGCGCACCAGGCCCTGGGCCTCGCAGGCGGCGCGATCCAGGCCCAGGGCCTGGCCCAGGACCAGCTCCGAGAGGACGACCACATCCAGCTCGCGCAAGGCCGGCGGCAGCTCCGGGGCCAGGGTGGCCCGGCCGGCGGCGGTGAGGCCCAGCA
The DNA window shown above is from Thermodesulfobacteriota bacterium and carries:
- a CDS encoding methyltransferase is translated as MPGRPSPCPADRLDAEGISADRLFGGQLICRQPRRGYRFSVDAVLLAHFCQPRRRDRILDLGAGCGVVSLILARRWPEVQLLALELQPELADLAAANAAANGFALRLAVRCGDLAAIRQLVPAGAFDLVVTNPPYRRLGSGRRNPVPGQETARHETEASLAAVLTAGRHALRTRGRLALIYPAERLAGLLAGLVAQRLAPKRLRTVHSHPGGEGRLVLVEAVKEGGEGLRVLPPLVIRDRPGGAYSPEVAACYASGPGLSLPDPRPSS